A portion of the Armatimonadia bacterium genome contains these proteins:
- a CDS encoding glycosyltransferase family 39 protein codes for EWLTPDQAIYGLVGREMLQGAVPYRDLWDNKGPVMLFAYTGLAALFGSHQVLYDLFFLTIWTGFCVWAAYLLAKTLGGGLAGRWTALLLLLATSFPLARELNAEMVSLPFVLVAVHLLLTGMRDGSPWRFVGAGVGLAIAVWTKPVYCFDLLAALLGVMAWTGGATGSDENRPDQLRRVLGMLGLLFAGVGVVSALILGYFAAHGAVGDFWRVSVLSNVTYMDDIPLAEAVRGALRFMEDRFLVLVFVWGPAVVGLGLLWMEVRPRHERVLMAAWLGLTVVGMLVGRRYFPHYQAQPLAPGVVLAGLTLSRVGAALHEDPPEVRKIAKCFLVFWALVIAVPLLSRTYNAAHDWRVMGRPDPFVSNEVATAEYLTSRTKPGDSLFVVGMNCQLPLLTGLRPASRFIYTRFLYEAGEDPAREEVWRMWKQDLERSKPAYIVLSNYNHVLELEGGVEQLKPLHELLQRHYRLDREIRGVGTPDYFYNILYRRCD; via the coding sequence GAGTGGCTGACGCCCGACCAGGCGATCTATGGTCTGGTAGGGCGTGAGATGCTCCAGGGGGCTGTGCCCTACCGTGACCTGTGGGACAACAAGGGCCCGGTGATGCTGTTTGCGTACACGGGCCTGGCCGCCCTCTTCGGCTCGCACCAGGTATTGTACGACCTCTTCTTCCTGACAATCTGGACGGGCTTCTGTGTCTGGGCCGCGTACCTGCTGGCGAAGACGCTGGGCGGAGGTCTTGCCGGTCGCTGGACGGCGCTGTTGCTGCTCCTTGCGACCAGCTTCCCGCTTGCCCGAGAGCTCAACGCCGAGATGGTCTCGCTGCCCTTCGTGCTGGTGGCAGTGCACCTGCTCCTAACCGGTATGCGTGATGGTTCGCCGTGGCGGTTTGTCGGCGCCGGCGTCGGTCTGGCGATAGCCGTGTGGACAAAGCCCGTGTACTGCTTCGACCTGCTCGCGGCGCTTCTGGGGGTGATGGCCTGGACCGGCGGCGCAACGGGAAGCGACGAGAACCGCCCTGATCAGCTCAGGAGAGTCTTGGGAATGCTCGGGCTCCTATTTGCCGGAGTCGGAGTGGTCTCGGCGCTGATCCTCGGCTACTTCGCCGCCCACGGGGCGGTCGGTGACTTCTGGCGGGTCAGCGTGCTCTCGAACGTGACCTACATGGACGACATCCCGCTGGCGGAGGCGGTCCGCGGTGCCCTGAGGTTCATGGAGGACCGCTTCCTCGTCCTCGTCTTCGTGTGGGGACCGGCTGTGGTGGGCCTGGGCCTACTGTGGATGGAGGTGCGTCCGCGGCACGAGAGGGTCCTGATGGCTGCCTGGCTGGGCTTAACCGTCGTCGGGATGCTGGTCGGGAGGCGCTACTTCCCGCACTACCAGGCTCAGCCCCTGGCTCCCGGGGTTGTGCTGGCCGGCCTTACTCTCTCGCGAGTAGGGGCAGCCCTGCACGAGGACCCTCCGGAGGTACGGAAGATTGCGAAGTGCTTTCTGGTCTTCTGGGCCCTGGTGATTGCCGTTCCGCTGCTGTCCAGGACCTACAATGCAGCGCACGATTGGCGGGTCATGGGCAGGCCTGACCCCTTCGTCTCGAACGAAGTGGCGACCGCCGAGTACCTTACAAGCCGCACGAAGCCGGGCGACAGCCTCTTCGTCGTGGGGATGAACTGCCAGCTCCCGCTCCTGACCGGACTGCGGCCGGCTTCGCGCTTCATCTATACGCGCTTCCTGTACGAAGCTGGTGAGGACCCGGCGCGCGAGGAGGTTTGGAGGATGTGGAAGCAGGACCTGGAGCGCAGCAAGCCGGCCTACATCGTCCTCTCCAACTACAACCATGTCCTGGAGCTCGAGGGGGGCGTTGAGCAACTGAAGCCTCTGCACGAGTTGCTCCAGAGGCACTATCGCCTGGACCGCGAGATCCGTGGCGTAGGAACGCCGGACTACTTCTACAATATCCTCTATCGCCGCTGCGATTGA